The genomic DNA ccttgttatctggtcaccctagttctgaGTTCCAGCTCAAAACAAGACAGCTCGTCCTCCCTGCAATCTCTGTCCCTTCTCAACGGGACTGTCCCcctgccagctctgtgcctggccTCTTCGATGACACAGCTCGGCCACCGGGTCCCTTTCCACTGGCTCCCGCTCGCTGGGTCCCTGCGTTTCTGGTGCCGGTTGGTACCTCGCTGGCTGCTGGtgtctctccccggcgctgggcaGCCTCCCTCCAAACTCTCCCAGCCGTTTCCATGGGAAGCGCTCCAGGGTGCGGGGAGCTGCTGCCTGATGTCCCATCTGTTTTCTTTCTCACCCTACTTCAGctgcccaggaatcctgggggttCTCCGCAGCGCAGCTGTTTCGTGGCTGTTTCTAAGGAATACACCCCCCCTGCCCCTAatctccagcagctgctccttATCCCAgctgggaaccccccagtgactccatctcccctccccagccaggcgtcccctctgctgggcccagggcagagcctggctctgagcgccGAGATCCCCTGAGGATCCGGCTGGgtttggggctgggaatggggatgcTGAGTGTGGGCcttcacctgctaccaccagctccacggggtcgctgggctctGACCAGACGGGCGGGTCGGATTTGGTGCTATATCGACAGCTGTAGCTCCCTGCGTCTCTCCGGCTCATGTTGCGAATGGGAAACTCAGCCACGTCCCCAGCCGGCTCCATGTCCTGCAGCACGTTTGGGTTTCCATCTTTGTACAGAAGGAACCTCATGTTCCGGTGCTGACCCCGACACTGGACGGTCACGGTTCCCCCCAGGgcgacaccccccctccccgctgggctgcagggagatggagggtttggggtagctgggctctgcagtgagAAGGAGACAGGATGTGAGACAGACCCCGGCACAGTCACTGCACCCCATCCTTGCCATACAGAGACAGGGCCCTGGGAGAAAACGCAGCCAGAGGAACCTCTCCGAGATCCCAGAAATTTCTGGGAGCTAGGCCCAAAACTGCCCAAGGACCTAAATCCAGAGCACCCCTCTGTACCCATCTATCTACTTAAtgggccccccagcccagtgtccccctccctatccccagccccccatgggcCCTCTAGCCCGTATCTCCCCCCGGATGAGTACAGAGCAGCCACCAGTAGCTGCTGCATCTCTGGCTCCCCGCAGCACTGGTGAGACTGTGACTGGAACACTCTGTACAGTTCTGGGGTCCGTGTTGTAAAAAGGACGGTGAAAagttggagggggcggggcataAAAGAGCCATAAAAACCATCTGAGAGCTCGAGAATGTGGCTTGAAGTGAGACATTTCAGGGGCTCAATCTCATTTCGCCGTggaagaagattgagaggtgatttGGTTACGGTGGAGAAGGACCTTCCTGGAGAGAAAGTGCTCTTTAATCTCCCCgcaaaaggcagaacaagaaccagcggctgccagctgaagccagagacaTTCAAGTGAGAAGCCAGACACCAATTTTTAACACTgagagtgattaaccactggaaccaattaccaggggaagtggtggattctctgtttccTGATGTCCTCCCATCACAGCTGGGGGTCTGTCTGGGAGGCGTGTTTTAGTGACACACAAGCTATTGGGCTTAATGTGGGGGTAAGTGGGTGAAACTTCCTGGCCTGTGAAATCCAGGTCAGATTAGGAGAGCAAATGGTGGCCACGTCAGGCCtaaaaatctgtgaatctatgaagtGTGCGGGAGGAGGAACAGATCCTGCTGTTTTACTGTTTCTCCTGCTTGTTCCCTAGACTCACTAGTGAGCAGTGGGGTGATTTGGGGAGCAGCTGAGACACCCAaacaggctggccaggggcagacaccAGCCCTGCAAGAGGGAGGTGGgcgtggcagtgacttcacaagggCCTtgggcaggaactcagcctattgggcaaaggtggggAGGcggctgtgacctcacagagctcccttgacaTCAGACACgcagggcaggagggcagggcaggggggacctcagagacccctgtggcctTGCTGCAGCAAACCCCCTTCTCGCCTCTCTCCTGGGGGATTTGTGTTCACGCACCTGAGTGCTAAGGAGGAGCTTCTGTGGGCGTTTTCTCCTTTCCAGCTTGATTCTGTAGAACGCAGACACCCCTGTGGAGAAGGTGAGATTCTCAGGGAGGGCTGGAACATTTCAATCTGATCCAAACATTGCCAGCCGAGTGCTGGGCTCAGAAAACACAAGGTAAGTTGTCAGAAAAATGTCCCACCTAGGAATCCGCCCCTTAATAACTGGTTAACTAATGGGTTCCAAAATGgaattgtaaatgaggaatcattATCAGGCAGGTGTCTTCCTAatagggtcctgcagggatcggttcttggccctacacgatttaacattttgatcagtgacttggaagcaaatataaaatcatcactgataaaaccTGCAGACGACAGACAGAtcgggggagtggtaaataacagaCTGGACACGTCATCGATACAGAGCCATCTGGattgcctgggaagctgagcaCAAGCAACATACCTGTTAGTTTGTCCAAATGTAAAGTTATACCTCTAGGAACAAAACATCTAGGCTATATGTacaagatgggggactctatcctgggaagcagcgaccctgaaaaagatttggggtcatgTTTGCTAATCAGCTGACCAGGAGCTCCCAGCGGGACACTTTGGCCAAAATGGCAGATGGGATCTTTGGATGCCATACACAGCAGAATCTCAGCTAGAAGTGGAGAGGTGTATTTGGCTCTGGTGTGACccctgctggaatattgtgtcccgttctggtgtccacaatttgaGACGGATGccaataaattggagaaggttcagagaagagccacaagaatgattaaaggattagaaaacctgcctgataacgacagactcaaggagctcagtctatttagctgaacaaagagaaggttaagggaacAAATATTGGCTAATGGGCTCGTCACTTTAGCAGACACAGGGGTAAGAAGATCCAGTGGCTGcaggttgaagctagacaaattcaggctggaaagaaGAGGAACATTTTTAACTGACAGgatttggaacaatttacccagggttgtgatgGATCCTCTATAActggcattttttaaatcaagatgggatgtttttctaataaatctgctctaattcaaacaggaattattttgagagACGTTCCATGGCCCGTGTAACACAGAAGGTCAGATGAGATGGTCAGAGTGgatctttctggccttggaatctatgattcACTGGGGCATTTGGAATTTGTCCTTTTTCGCTTGCCTTCACCTCCCTTCCTCTTgtcctttcttttcccttttcttgtcCCATTTCTCTCCGCTGCTTGTCTTCCTGACATGGGTGGGGCTGTTCACCAGCTGTCCTTGTAAGGGGCCCTCGcaaagaggtgggggcaggaatcGTGTGCGGATGGTGATCTCCCCCAGAATGATCTCCTGTGGGGACTGATGCTGTCGTCTGCCCGTCTGTTCCcttgctcagctcccagcccggAGAGTCTCCACACGGATGGGCTGAGCTTGGGGTCCTCACTGAGTTAACAGGGAGGAGATTCAGGTCCCTGTTGGCTGAGTGCAGCGAGGCCGAATGCTCAGTTCAGGGGCGTTTCTTTGTCTGTAACACGATAATTTTTGAAAACTGCGTTAAATTGATTCCAAAATTTCTGGGCATCGGCGGGAAGAACCTTGTTGGTTTTGGTGACAGCTGGAAAACAGCAgcaccagaaaagcctgattttctGCACCGTCTCCATTAAATTGGTGCCGTAGGCAGAGGCGCTTTGTGACATCAGAGTTAACTCAGCCAGTCAGTGCTAACTCTCTCCAGGTGATTTGCATAATTCCACCCCATTGGTTAAAATGAGTCAAGCTGGGGGTTTCAATGGGGGAgtgtggtggagtagggactgtctatgtgggggaggggagagccagggaggattttaggtgagatgcaggtattCAGCGGTAACATGagcaggcctgggggaggggaggtgacacctctgcccaggagctagacaaagaaaagGGGCGGAGGGGAAGGGTTGGGTCAGTCTTCGGTTGGGGAACTAGGTGGTgggttctccatagggccccgctggaaggccccatggtgactctctctctgcgttgaggcaggcctgctccttcgagacgcctccctgctatcccctgCCCGACGGTCCACAAACtcgtcggccagctggcctgcgtgctgcgggttctccggcttctggtccatcaaccaccgcTTCAGGTCCagcgggcactgctcatacaggtgctccagtacgaataggtcaagcaggtcctctctagtttgggccccagctgtccacttgcgggcgtacccctgcgcccggttgaccagttgtaggtatgtgacctcccgggtcttatgttgactccggaacctcttccggtacatctccggggtcagcccaaactcgcggagcagggcctctttgaacaggttgtagtcccccgcctccgcccctctcattcggctgtacacctccatggcggtggggtccagtaagggggtgaggaactggatcctgtctgcagggtcaacctggtgcagctcacaggcattctcaaaggccgtcaggaaggtatctatgtcctcccactccttacgccgggccaggaagctcttatcaaagctctttgtaggcttgggtcccccctcactccccgcagccggggccttactgtggttcagctgggccagttccagctcatgtttacgttgcttctccttctcctcccgctcctgctggcgctgggtctcctcgtgtttacgctggttctccttctcctcccgctcctgtctcagttcttgcctccttaactcgagcgcctccctgtcatattccagccGCCTCCATTCTagggacagggagctccgccaggacgatcccctgctggccactgagccctcggtagtcgctgggctccccctccccctacgcctaggggtggggggtctcgggacgccctcagcggccggctgaccactcccagcggggacagacactggtgcctgtgctgcatctgccgggctgcttccctccgAGACCGGGACCGATTCATTGACgcggtctctctcctccagccgggcaatcagctgggccttggtgagcctcccactgcgcagccccctcagctcgcacagctccaccaggcatacatcttcctgctggccgctcgcaggccggggtgctcgccgctccccacgggttccagggagacccctagtgtgccagtccttcaggtcgccacctctctgccagggtcgagctgcagactcctccgcccctgggaccgctcgctgcgatcccccaggggaccctgttactgcaaagtcctgctctgtggtcacactctcccaggggttaatcacccctgcaatcgccccttcgttttactgttccccagtcacttactgcaggaagcgccgtccacggggtgcagtcgatcccaccactgccaccagttgtcacggagtatgggggagtccggccctgcacccctcttcctgaactcacagtgactctcagccagccagtaaaacagaaggtttattgaacaacaggaacacaggatacagcccagcttgtgttcagagccaggacccctcaatctggcctttctggggggttcagggtgcttggatcccagcctaggatcccctgaaaacccaccacccagttcCCCAACCGAAGACTGACCCAACCCTTCCCCTCCGCCCCTTTTTTTGGTCtagctcctgggcagaggtgtcacctcccctcccccaggcctgctCATGTTACCGCTGaatacctgcatctcacctaaaatcctccctggctctcccctcccccacatagacagtccctactccaccacAGGGAGATGACCCAGGCAGGTGGCAGGGGGAAGATTTAAGATCAGGGTTAGTGCAGTGAGCGAGTGATGGCGAGTTGCTGAGTTACCTTCGATGTCACAAGGCGACTGCTCAGGCTCCTCTGCCTGCAGCGCCACATGGGCACCGACGGCTCAGGGGAAGGTTTTGTTGATCTGAAACTTATAAAACAAGAAGACCAGACGAGGAACAACTCGGGATTTGACAATAAAATTTGGGTTtgggtagggttaccatatgtccgtattttcccagacatgtccagctttttagttcttaaatcgccatccgagaggaatttttaaatatctaaaaacgTCTGGGAAAATATGggcgtatggtaaccctaggtgggagccctccgcccccctccccccgcccgcccacTGACCCAACCTGTCaagccagagggacctgctggGGGGCGAGGTGGGGAGTCCCGGCGGTGCTTACCAggggcagctcccaggaagcatccggcaggtccctctggctcctagggtcggGTTGGGTtgggtgggcgggggggcggcagaGGGCTCTCTGTCTGCTGCCGGCACCTGCAAGCCCCGTCTCCACAGCTctgattgggcaggagggagctggtgcagcatgtggagaccccctCGCCTCTGTGCCTTCGGGCCGGTGCAGGCTCCTGCCAGCGggcgggtgggtgggtgaggaggcaagtggTGGGCGGGGACGGTGAAGAGGCGAGCAGCGAGGGGCGGTGAAGAGGCGAGCAATGAGGGAGCCAGCAGCAGGCGGGCGAGCCAGTGGCAGACCAGGGGGTGAAAAGACCAGCGGCGGGATGTGGGGTTTGAAGAGGTGAGCTGCGAGGGAGCCAGCagcgggtgggtggggagggttcTGGCAAGGGAGTGAGGTGAGTGGCAGGTGGGAAGAGgcgagcggtgggtgggggactgaggagggacgcaGCGAGCCAGCGGTGGgccagggggtgaggaggggtgcGGTGGCATGGCCGTGTGGGGAGGGGACaagacctggggcagagtgggggcggagcgtgggaggagcaggggtggactgtgggcgggGCCAACCCCCCgtggagtgtcctcttttttgaatgttcaaatatgGCAACCCTAGTCTGGGGCACTATCCTGTGCAATTGTTACTGGTTCAGGGATGGAAACTGGCCctacataaacaaacaaatgtccgACCCTCTAGTTAGTCTCTTTTAAGATCGAGTAAATAATTTTCAATTAATTGATATGATGAATGTTGCTGCCTTCTCTCCTATAATGGAATATGGGCAGTTTATGATTCTCTTGAATGTGATAGTTCTTCTAAAATCAGGGtgaataaaaatgatttttttctaaaacaaaaaaccacaaaagtgattttaaaaatatttcagttggattattttcatttaaattaaaaacagtttataaaaaagaaaaaccaaccaAGACTGTTGGgtattaaatttgaaattatgacaacctGTGTTAATGCCAGAGGggaaagtaagccggtctggtcCGGTAGGGAGTACCGgtaagagccagtacgctgtgatggaccgcaccggcttccacggcggggatagaaagggctctgggctgcctgggctgcgggcagcccagagccctttgaatcccggccgtggctccagcggccgggctggggccagaatttaaagggctctgggcccattaaatccctgccccagccccgcaaagcttggcgttccccctggcggccagagcactgggccctttaatttgcccttgagctctggggggctcccagccacctcttcagctgggagcccctggttgatttaaaggctctgggtctcccagccacagctggtgccccagggcctttaaatcttgagaggccccgcctcttctggatgaggccccgccccgctcaggaTTCCGGCCGTACctgtaagtcctgtaagttactttcacccccggTTAATGCCTAAACTTGCTATGTTTGCTGCCCAGTTTTAATGTAAGTCAAACCACCGAATTCATGGAAGTCGTTGGctgagcacctggaaccagagttcgTTGAAATGGaaaaaccagcttttgacagcagtagcctcttctgcgggcacagaaagaatattttcttcatttcagctaATCCAATTCAATGACAAGTTCATTTAAATTTCCGATACTGACTGGGAGTTCAGAAAGCAGGAAAGCttcttttcctcttccaatctgtgAATAAATACTACATGTGGGGGGGATCTAAAAGCTGAGAGATAcgatgaccagaaacaatcagttcattTCACTAACTGCAGATACCTCCTTACATCAGTTAGgtttaaatgaaaaatacattTCGGTAACTTTTTTGTTATTATATAttcagcacatttaaggtagttttatttaattaataaacatATTGAAAATCCTGTTTCTGTGCATTTTTGAGtgcatttgaatttccatccaaacagaCCTTGGACAAATCAGAAGTAAAAGAATCATCGTCATCTAGGAAATAAATGCATCATTTGCCATTTTCcaacataataaaaatgtaaaaattagactgaagaaatgtaaattactccATATAACTGCTTAAATGAATATGCATAGCTATAGTTTACCATCATGGttagcaaaagacaaaagcaccaaatttagtgtaaagactatttagttgcaaatcaacctTTTTAACGGTTATCAACTGATGAGAATCAACCTAttattaggaaaataactaaaaagaacaaaactgtaaaacatgattaaaatcaatgctttaaatcaatccacccagATGTCTAGTTCTGGGATGGTGAATTTTGGaggccagacagcaaatgtgaaaaaaagggacagggggtggggggtaataggagcctatataagaaaaagacccaaaaatcagaactgtccctataaaatcgggacatctggtcaccctaccagatGGAGCCCCTCGTTGATTAGGAACAGCCAGGAACTCAGTAAAAAATTCCTGCCCCGTTAGCAGCCAAGCCTCTAAATCAAAGCAACAATTGAAGGCAGTAGGAGACTGAGGGACACTGAGAATTTCCAAACCATGGATTCCAAAGATGTGACATTGGCTTTGGATGGGGAGAAGCAGGAAATCACTAGGGATTCTTGTCCCAAACAACAATCACCCATTGTCCTTTTGAGCTCAAAGGTGTTCAACACTCATGACCTACTCAAATCGCACTACAGCTAGGAGTTAGAGAAGTGCCTCCATCCTGAACAGAGGTGGTGAAAATAGAGGTAAGAAGCAAGAGTTGGTTACACAGGAAGGCTGcggcagagacaaaaaaaaaaacataagaaaaaacatttgtcaacaatgttttgcatttaaacctGAGTTCttaaagaaaggaaatattatctGCAGTTAGTGAACTGAATTGATACCTTCAGATCACCATGTCCTTTGAGAAGTATGAACTGGTAGATCTCATCccctcaccaggggcggctctagtaatttcgccgccccaagcagggcggcgcgccgtggggggcgctctgccggtcgccggtcctgcggctccggtggacctcctgcagacgtgcctgcagagggtccgctggtcccgcggctccggtggacctcccacaggcatgcctgcgggaggtccaccggagccgcctgccgccctcccgcaggatgccgccccaagcgcgcgcttggcgcgctggggtctggagccggccctgccccccacacctcatttttattcatagattgaaGGAAAAAAACATATTTGCTGCTTGGTCAGCTCCCCAGGGGTTTCTTAAATCCAGTGAAtttgtcattgaactgaactagttgcataaactgaaatgaagaaaatatttcttctgCACTTTCAGAGGAGGCTACTGCTGTCGAAAGCTGTTTTAGCACTTCAAGTAATTCTGGTTCTAGGGGCTTCAATGGTTCGACGGTCCTTAAAACTTGGCAGGaaacatgtactgcttaatattgGTTTTCTTCTATtctctttaaattattttaagagattataataaGGTGAGGGCTTAACATcggttgtcaatttcaaatttaattttcagCAGGTTTAGTTTAACAAACAAGCCTCtggttaatttaatttaaaaaatccagttcatattttaaaaataatctattttTAATCCATCTGCCTAGGGATTGAAAAGCCTCCTACCTCATCTCCTAGTCCAGGAAGGGACCCTGAGGCAGTGACTCCCCTGCCCAGGCCACAGTTTCCCATCAGGGGTTGGGGTCCTGCCCCCCATAGCCCAGGACTTGTCAGGCGTCGGGAATGTGTGTAAGGTGCCAGCAGGCCCTGAGCTGGGAGGTgctgcctgcggcaggtccgtgTTCTGGACCCCGGCTGCTGGCCTGAGTTTCTCCATCCCTTGGCACTAAAACATCGTCTTGTTTTCACAGCCGCGGCCGGTCTCCCGGTTTCTACACCGGGCCCTGTCGGCAGGGCATTGCACCGCCCGGCACACTTCCCCAGCTCACACCGCGGCGGGAAAGCGAGGAAGGGGGCCAGGGACGGGCCAACTCGGAGCATCTGCCACCCAGCTCCATGGCAcctagagcaagtgagtggcCCGTAGCCCGTCCTCAGGGGCCTCCCTGttctgcctgggggggggcagaaatgGGGGAATCTCCTCCCAGGGAGACGAGATTTGCtaacagccccctgcagcccctcgctctgggccTGGGCAGCACGTTTCCTGCTGggcctgaggcaccttctgggccaaTGTGGAGGTGGCCCAGGGTGCAGCTGTGCGGGAGGGACCCAGGACAGGCAGGAGCCGGGCACGGCGGCTCTGGGGCTTCCTCTCCAGGAAGcagaggagccaggagcccagccccagggcccagcagggccgcccagaggattccgggggcccggggtcttcggcggcggggggcccttctgttcctggacccgccgccgaagtgccccgaagacccgcggcggggacccccccgcagccgaattaccgccgaagcgggacccggcgctgaagcgcagcccggtcttcggcggtaattcggcggcggggggccccgccgcgggtcttcggggcacttcggcgg from Mauremys mutica isolate MM-2020 ecotype Southern chromosome 15, ASM2049712v1, whole genome shotgun sequence includes the following:
- the LOC123349933 gene encoding immunoglobulin superfamily member 1-like; its protein translation is MGGHQETENPPLPLSPATPNPPSPCSPAGRGGVALGGTVTVQCRGQHRNMRFLLYKDGNPNVLQDMEPAGDVAEFPIRNMSRRDAGSYSCRYSTKSDPPVWSEPSDPVELVVAGHLVGLVRTANRRCKRMAQAAMNRPKKFPCKLGMYRGCNQRSRDGTVARWVLA